One window from the genome of Populus alba chromosome 15, ASM523922v2, whole genome shotgun sequence encodes:
- the LOC118057546 gene encoding SUMO-activating enzyme subunit 1A: MDGEELTEQETALYDRQIRVWGADAQRRLSKSHILVYGMKGTITEFCKNIVLAGVGSLTLVDDRAVTEEALSANFLMPPDENACSGKTLAELCRDSLNEFNPMVRVSVEKGDLASFGVEFFDKFDVVVISFCSLATKKLINERCRKLSKRVSFYTVDCRDCCGEIFVDLQKYNYAMKRVDATAECELQYPSFQEAISVPWRSLPRKVSKLYFAMRVIERFEEDEGRKPGEICIEDLPAVLKLKKELCEAQSLNESHIPNALLERLVMGAREFPPVCAILGGILGQEVIKAISGKGDPLKNFFFFDSVDGKGIIEDISDPNPKG, encoded by the exons ATGGACGGAGAAGAGTTAACAGAGCAAGAAACTGCATTGTATGATCGCCAAATTAGGGTTTGGGGTGCTGATGCTCAACGAAG acTAAGCAAATCCCATATATTAGTTTATGGAATGAAGGGCACTATTACTGAG TTTTGCAAGAACATTGTTTTGGCTGGAGTTGGAAGTCTGACACTAGTGGATGACAGGGCTGTGACTGAAGAAGCATTGTCTGCTAATTTTTTGATGCCCCCTGATGAAAATGCTTGTAGTGGGAAAACTCTTGCTGAGCTTTGCCGTGATTCTTTGAATGAATTTAACCCCATGGTTCGTGTTTCGGTTGAAAAAG GTGATTTGGCAAGCTTTGGCGTTGAATTCTTCGATAAGTTTGATGTTGTAGTTATAAGTTTCTGCTCCCTTGCAACAAAA AAATTGATCAATGAGAGGTGTCGGAAGTTATCAAAGCGTGTATCATTTTACACAGTTGACTGTAGAGATTGTTGTGGCGAGATCTTTGTAGATTTGCAGAAATATAATTATGCAATG AAAAGGGTAGATGCAACTGCTGAATGCGAACTGCAATATCCAAGTTTTCAG GAAGCTATTTCAGTGCCTTGGAGATCACTTCCCCGGAAAGTCTCAAAGCTTTATTTTGCTATGAGAG tgattgaaaggtttgaaGAGGACGAAGGACGCAAGCCAGGAGAAATTTGTATTGAGGACCTTCCTGCTGTTCTGAAGCTGAAAAAGGAACTTTGTGAGGCGCAG TCACTGAATGAATCTCACATTCCCAATGCCCTCCTTGAAAGATTGGTTATGGGTGCAAGAGAATTCCCTCCAGTTTGTGCCATCCTTGGAGGAATCCTTGGACAG GAGGTAATCAAAGCAATATCAGGCAAAGGAGATCCCCTCaagaatttcttcttctttgatagTGTCGATGGGAAAGGCATTATAGAGGACATATCAGATCCTAACCCAAAAGGCTGA
- the LOC118057547 gene encoding probable WRKY transcription factor 43, whose amino-acid sequence MPMEKYQIFLPVSGPSSPSVSPSSLNMANPLIYFHGDSENGVKPESRFQQLDAKSSVSQTSRICNGSEFKMKPGKRGGDSDDFRKHRYAFQTRSQVDILDDGYRWRKYGQKTVKSSKFPRSYYRCTSTGCNVKKQVQRNSKDEGIVVTTYEGMHNHPTERSSENFEDILRQIQTYTPF is encoded by the exons ATGCCAATGGAGAAGTATCAAATATTCCTTCCTGTTTCTGGCCCATCAAGTCCTTCAGTTTCACCATCATCGTTAAACATGGCAAATCCTCTAATCTATTTTCATGGTGACAGTGAAAATGGGGTCAAGCCGGAAAGTAGGTTTCAACAGTTGGATGCTAAAAGCAGTGTTTCTCAGACTAGTAGAATCTGTAACGGTTCTGAGTTTAAGATGAAACCAGGAAAGAGAGGAGGGGATAGTGATGATTTTAGGAAGCATAGATATGCATTTCAAACTCGAAGCCAAGTTGATATACTTGATGATGGGTATAGATGGAGGAAATATGGGCAAAAGACTGTCAAGAGCAGCAAGTTTCCAAG AAGTTACTACAGGTGTACAAGTACTGGGTGCAATGTCAAGAAGCAAGTCCAACGCAATTCTAAAGATGAAGGGATTGTTGTGACTACCTATGAAGGGATGCATAACCATCCAACTGAGAGGTCCTCTGAAAACTTTGAGGACATCCTGAGACAGATCCAAACTTATACTCCTTTCTAA